One Gloeothece verrucosa PCC 7822 DNA window includes the following coding sequences:
- a CDS encoding DUF4347 domain-containing protein, with protein sequence MVKLNTSKKIKQIVFLDAKVENYQSLLTATRSNVAAYVIASDRDGVEQIIEILRSGDEINDIHIVSHGSPGCLYLGNTQLSLDTLNNYIDLLRLYFSGQSRENIPNLYLYGCNVAAGDGGEEFLTKLSQITGGSIFASARRTGNADLGGDWLLEVRVSQGKIREPHTESRLPFQRESLLSYPSVLSVQGNYNSITQVDKYIYAVYSTGTETGLEIYGPKASDPDALEVKGSYKDLDPNSTYTKVTVVGNSAYVLSTSRLLVIDITDKTKPTPIATQPKQDIGIDISDMAINANGDVAYGTPNDGSQQLEIIDLTSNNKSAAFLKIGGAPQGITVDGNYLYVAEVNDTSSKVEIFQIDSVNHSKLTLDQTKTISLGTDQYASNVAISGGYVFVVYNTPTTINNVDALQSSVNIYSLDTLQLKGTYTLDLANADKFFDPAKSVEQLYSNFRGDITVDGNYAYFAYSLIGQHLDPNIDDYVTTVAESGLKRINLTSYTGDNVPIKTTDNLDFVVNDVARIGGYTYFADSNGFHTPPTDVNLSGTKVAPDNDNAEIGTLTTTDLEDTLATSFKYELLTNTTNFKIDGDKLYTAQKLNKGTQAIQIKSTDPEGLFHIEDFTISVGLDNSAPTGISLSKTQVNYDPKTGNVVGTLKTTDPDDLTGFTYTLLSNTDNFEIVGDELRSKTLFAVKDDPQTVDIKSTDKNGTGLFKIEKFNIDINFTPTDITLSQNTFNAPLKGPVANLSTSDPDGDKVFKYTLLSNTDNFKIDGNQLLTTKPLDTFVDQTVKIQSTDEGGLSYTKDLTIYLNAAPNNIKLDKSKFNAPLNGSVGYLSTTDPDGDKVFKYTLLSNTDNFKILGNELLTTKSLNGYQNQTVKIQSTDEGGLSYSQDLIININVAPTDITLTGNKVSLTSSIGTPVGDLSTSDDDTKEAEGDSFTYTLLSNTKYFKIEGNQLKTNDLFSNTQPQTVDIQTTDSNKLSYNKSFTINIINTTNHAPTNINLSGTQVNTYQPSNTLIGNLSTTDPDGDTNFTYQLLDGNSEFFIQGNQLFTSKQFTSGGTRTISIQTTDAGKLSYNKYFSITINKINRAPTDLTLSGNQVNTYQPSNTLIGNLSTTDPDGDTNFTYQLLDGNNDFFIQGNELFTNKEFTTADQKTVAIKTTDGGGLSYNKFFSININKINRAPSDISLSGNQVKTYQPSKTLIGNLSTTDPDGDSNFTYQLLDGNSDFVIEGNQLFTNKEFTTASPKTINIKTTDAGGLSYSKSFTIAINSNNSNNHAPTKINLSANTVKLNQPIGTLVGNLSTVDPDGDTSFTYQLLSNNNNFLIQGNQLKTNSIFTKTGPQTVSIKTTDAGGLSYQQDLTITTASITQLQSPVMRYRDSLTGMHFYTANLMEQSFIAQSLPSFQLEGPAFIASLNPQNNLLPIYRFFNPTTGDHFFTANQAERDSVINNIKVYQYEGIGFYSYGADAKEGTNVLRFFNPTSGEHFYTMSQAEQAAVQTFGFMYEGVAFKAL encoded by the coding sequence ATGGTTAAACTTAATACATCTAAAAAAATTAAACAAATAGTTTTTCTTGATGCAAAAGTAGAAAATTATCAAAGCTTATTAACGGCGACCCGGTCAAATGTAGCGGCTTATGTGATCGCCTCAGACAGAGATGGAGTAGAACAAATAATAGAGATTTTACGGAGTGGTGACGAGATTAATGATATTCATATTGTTTCTCATGGTTCGCCAGGCTGTTTATATTTAGGCAATACTCAATTAAGTTTAGATACTTTAAATAATTATATTGATCTATTAAGATTATACTTTTCAGGGCAGTCTCGAGAAAATATTCCCAACTTGTATTTATATGGCTGTAATGTAGCCGCAGGTGATGGGGGAGAAGAATTTTTGACTAAGTTATCTCAAATAACAGGGGGAAGTATTTTTGCTTCAGCTAGGCGGACGGGAAATGCTGACTTAGGAGGAGATTGGCTATTAGAAGTTAGAGTGTCTCAAGGAAAGATAAGGGAACCACACACTGAAAGTCGGCTGCCATTCCAACGAGAAAGTTTATTATCTTATCCATCAGTATTAAGTGTTCAGGGCAATTATAACAGCATCACTCAAGTAGACAAATATATTTATGCTGTTTATAGTACAGGAACCGAGACAGGACTAGAAATCTACGGCCCAAAAGCATCTGATCCTGACGCTCTTGAAGTTAAAGGCTCCTACAAAGACTTGGACCCTAACAGCACATATACAAAAGTAACAGTAGTAGGCAACTCCGCTTACGTCTTGTCGACGAGCCGCCTATTGGTCATTGACATCACCGATAAAACGAAGCCAACGCCTATTGCCACCCAGCCAAAGCAGGATATAGGTATAGACATATCAGACATGGCCATTAATGCTAATGGCGATGTAGCCTATGGCACTCCTAATGATGGAAGCCAGCAACTCGAAATTATCGACCTCACTTCGAATAATAAATCGGCGGCTTTTCTAAAAATTGGTGGAGCGCCACAGGGAATTACGGTGGATGGGAACTATCTTTATGTGGCTGAAGTTAATGACACCTCATCCAAAGTAGAAATTTTTCAGATTGATTCGGTCAATCATTCTAAACTTACCCTGGATCAAACTAAAACTATCTCTTTAGGTACCGATCAGTATGCTTCTAATGTAGCCATATCTGGGGGATACGTTTTCGTTGTTTATAATACTCCAACAACTATTAACAACGTTGACGCTTTACAGTCATCGGTAAACATTTACTCTCTTGACACGCTTCAACTCAAAGGAACTTATACATTAGATCTTGCTAATGCTGATAAGTTTTTTGATCCAGCTAAGTCTGTTGAACAATTGTACTCTAACTTTCGGGGTGATATCACAGTAGACGGCAACTACGCTTATTTTGCTTATAGCCTTATTGGTCAGCATCTAGATCCTAATATAGACGATTATGTGACAACAGTAGCTGAGTCAGGGCTAAAACGCATCAACCTTACCAGTTATACTGGCGATAATGTGCCTATCAAGACTACTGACAATCTTGACTTTGTTGTTAATGATGTAGCCCGCATCGGTGGATACACTTATTTTGCAGATAGTAATGGCTTCCACACGCCCCCAACAGATGTTAACTTGAGTGGCACTAAAGTTGCTCCTGACAATGACAACGCTGAGATTGGTACTTTAACCACCACTGATCTTGAAGATACTCTAGCCACCAGCTTTAAGTATGAGTTACTGACCAATACAACTAATTTTAAGATCGACGGCGATAAACTATACACGGCGCAGAAATTGAATAAAGGGACTCAGGCTATTCAGATTAAAAGCACCGATCCCGAAGGGTTATTTCATATCGAAGATTTCACCATTAGTGTAGGGCTAGATAACAGTGCCCCAACCGGCATTAGTCTTAGTAAAACTCAAGTCAACTACGACCCTAAGACAGGTAATGTAGTGGGCACATTAAAAACTACTGATCCTGATGATCTCACCGGCTTTACCTACACCTTACTCAGCAATACAGACAATTTTGAGATCGTCGGCGATGAACTAAGAAGTAAAACTTTATTCGCCGTCAAAGATGACCCTCAGACTGTTGATATTAAAAGCACCGATAAAAACGGAACCGGATTATTTAAGATAGAAAAATTTAACATTGATATAAATTTTACTCCAACGGATATTACTCTCAGTCAAAATACATTCAACGCTCCTTTAAAGGGTCCGGTCGCCAATTTATCTACAAGTGATCCGGATGGTGACAAAGTATTTAAGTACACCTTACTCAGCAATACAGACAATTTTAAGATTGACGGAAATCAACTGCTAACGACAAAGCCGCTCGACACTTTTGTCGATCAAACTGTTAAGATTCAAAGCACTGATGAGGGCGGGTTATCCTATACCAAAGATTTGACTATTTATTTAAATGCTGCGCCCAATAATATTAAACTCGATAAAAGTAAATTCAATGCCCCTTTAAATGGTTCTGTGGGCTATTTATCCACGACTGATCCGGATGGTGACAAAGTATTTAAGTATACCTTACTCAGCAATACAGACAATTTTAAGATTCTAGGAAATGAACTGCTAACGACAAAGTCGCTAAATGGTTATCAGAATCAAACTGTTAAAATTCAAAGCACTGATGAGGGCGGTTTATCCTATTCCCAAGATTTGATCATTAATATCAATGTTGCTCCCACAGATATTACTCTGACCGGAAATAAAGTCAGTCTTACTTCATCTATTGGTACCCCAGTCGGAGATTTATCAACCAGCGATGATGATACGAAAGAAGCTGAGGGAGACAGTTTTACTTACACATTACTTAGCAATACAAAGTATTTTAAAATTGAAGGCAATCAACTAAAAACGAACGATCTATTTAGCAACACTCAGCCTCAGACTGTTGACATTCAAACCACTGATTCAAACAAGTTATCTTATAACAAATCTTTCACCATTAATATTATTAATACAACCAACCACGCCCCAACCAATATTAATCTCAGTGGGACTCAAGTTAATACTTATCAACCCAGTAATACTTTAATCGGGAATTTATCCACCACTGACCCAGATGGCGATACCAATTTTACCTACCAATTACTGGATGGAAATAGCGAATTTTTTATTCAAGGAAATCAACTCTTTACTAGCAAACAATTTACCTCGGGCGGCACTAGAACAATTAGCATTCAAACCACCGATGCAGGGAAGTTATCTTATAACAAATATTTTAGTATTACTATTAATAAAATTAACCGCGCCCCCACCGATCTTACTCTCAGTGGCAATCAAGTTAATACTTATCAACCCAGTAATACTTTAATCGGGAATTTATCCACCACTGATCCAGATGGCGATACCAATTTTACCTACCAATTACTGGATGGAAATAACGACTTTTTTATTCAAGGAAATGAACTTTTTACTAACAAAGAATTTACCACTGCCGACCAGAAGACAGTTGCCATTAAAACCACCGATGGAGGTGGGTTATCTTATAACAAATTTTTCAGCATTAATATTAATAAAATAAACCGTGCCCCAAGCGATATTAGTCTCAGTGGTAATCAAGTTAAGACCTATCAACCCAGTAAAACTTTAATCGGGAATTTATCCACCACTGATCCGGATGGGGATAGCAATTTTACCTACCAATTATTGGATGGAAATAGCGACTTTGTTATTGAAGGCAATCAACTTTTTACTAACAAGGAATTTACCACTGCTAGTCCTAAGACAATTAACATTAAAACCACCGATGCAGGTGGGTTATCTTATAGCAAATCTTTCACCATTGCTATTAATTCCAATAATTCTAACAATCATGCCCCAACAAAGATTAATCTGAGTGCAAATACAGTCAAGCTGAATCAACCGATTGGAACTTTAGTGGGGAATTTATCCACAGTCGATCCTGATGGAGATACAAGTTTTACTTACCAACTCCTGAGCAATAATAACAATTTTTTGATTCAAGGAAATCAACTCAAAACAAATAGTATATTTACCAAAACAGGGCCTCAGACTGTTAGTATTAAAACCACCGACGCGGGAGGGTTATCTTATCAGCAAGACTTGACCATCACCACCGCTTCTATTACTCAACTACAAAGCCCTGTTATGCGATATAGGGATAGCCTGACAGGAATGCATTTTTACACGGCTAATTTAATGGAACAAAGTTTCATTGCCCAATCCTTGCCATCCTTCCAACTAGAAGGCCCAGCCTTTATTGCTTCTCTAAATCCTCAAAACAATTTACTGCCTATCTATCGTTTTTTCAATCCCACAACCGGAGATCACTTTTTTACCGCTAATCAAGCGGAACGAGATTCTGTTATCAATAACATTAAAGTTTATCAATATGAAGGCATTGGCTTTTATAGTTATGGGGCAGATGCTAAAGAGGGCACGAATGTTTTGCGTTTCTTCAACCCAACAAGCGGAGAGCATTTTTATACCATGAGTCAAGCTGAACAAGCGGCGGTTCAGACTTTCGGCTTTATGTATGAGGGAGTCGCCTTTAAAGCTTTATAA
- a CDS encoding AAA family ATPase codes for MSDTILKRIKIEGFKSIRSLDLTLNQLNILIGANGSGKSNFIAAFKFLNQIVNQNLQYFVAKSGGVDRFLHFGQKNRLSRTCGDKKNL; via the coding sequence ATGTCAGATACAATCTTAAAAAGAATAAAGATTGAGGGTTTTAAGTCAATTCGGAGTTTAGATTTGACTCTGAATCAATTAAATATATTAATTGGTGCTAATGGTTCGGGAAAATCTAATTTTATAGCGGCTTTCAAATTTCTTAATCAAATCGTCAATCAAAATTTACAGTATTTTGTCGCAAAATCTGGCGGGGTTGATAGGTTTTTACACTTTGGGCAAAAAAACAGGCTCTCCCGCACTTGTGGTGATAAGAAAAATTTATAA
- a CDS encoding AAA family ATPase has translation MKIQKLTYRDQEYNWKLDTVEFSPNLNLLVGISGAGKTQILRSIKGFQKIANGASLNGVEWDIAFTTTAQIMYHWTGKFETVKTNKLVPKKDVELDEDYDFKILYESLEKDGLKIVERTENGIIFNQEKTPKLSPFKSVVELLSEEEDINPVKKEFEKIILTEPEQVYEGMWRIPMSVLKKYENCSLAEIKESDLPISVKLSLAYRYQTEAFNQIKKIFIDIFNHVEDIKIEPFNTDDFPMPLANLLRETTLVNIKEKGVDTWIKQNYISLGMFKTLMYISELYLSPDESVILIDEFENSLGVNCIDSVTDLILENNNLQFIITSHHPYIINNINPAYWKIVTRRGSTISVKTAEDYHISHTQQKAFIDLINILENESNDIEEE, from the coding sequence ATGAAAATTCAAAAGTTAACCTATCGAGATCAAGAATACAACTGGAAACTTGATACTGTAGAATTTTCCCCTAATTTAAATTTACTGGTAGGCATATCAGGGGCGGGAAAAACTCAAATACTTCGCTCAATTAAAGGTTTTCAAAAAATCGCAAATGGTGCATCTTTAAATGGAGTAGAATGGGACATCGCATTTACCACTACGGCTCAAATTATGTATCATTGGACAGGAAAATTTGAAACTGTAAAAACCAATAAATTAGTCCCTAAAAAAGATGTTGAATTAGACGAGGACTATGATTTTAAAATTTTATATGAATCTTTAGAAAAAGATGGACTAAAAATTGTTGAACGTACAGAGAATGGAATAATTTTTAACCAGGAGAAAACTCCTAAATTATCGCCCTTTAAAAGTGTCGTTGAACTCCTGAGTGAAGAAGAAGATATTAATCCGGTTAAAAAAGAGTTTGAAAAAATTATTTTGACTGAACCTGAACAAGTTTATGAAGGAATGTGGAGAATTCCTATGTCCGTATTGAAAAAATATGAAAATTGTTCCTTGGCTGAAATCAAAGAGAGTGATTTACCTATTTCTGTTAAATTATCACTAGCATATAGATATCAAACAGAAGCTTTTAATCAAATAAAAAAAATATTTATTGATATATTTAATCATGTAGAAGATATTAAAATAGAACCTTTTAATACTGATGATTTCCCCATGCCATTGGCTAATTTATTAAGAGAAACAACGCTTGTAAATATTAAAGAAAAAGGAGTAGATACTTGGATAAAACAAAACTATATTTCTTTAGGTATGTTCAAAACCCTTATGTATATCAGTGAACTTTATTTATCGCCTGATGAGAGTGTAATACTGATTGATGAATTTGAAAATAGTTTAGGTGTTAATTGTATAGATAGTGTTACCGATTTAATTTTAGAAAATAACAACTTACAATTTATCATTACCAGTCATCATCCTTATATTATCAATAATATTAATCCTGCCTATTGGAAAATTGTCACTCGTCGAGGCAGTACAATTTCTGTCAAAACAGCAGAAGACTATCATATTTCACATACTCAGCAAAAAGCATTCATTGATTTAATTAATATTCTCGAAAACGAGTCTAACGATATTGAGGAAGAATGA
- a CDS encoding septal ring lytic transglycosylase RlpA family protein, giving the protein MNQKILSGITTAALATVIGTTSSLVVCLSKTIASNLNPENTVETQSSTTPTISPSQSQSVLNNSTQNPIATIYPHRWKGKLAVTLRVRDIPVLTFVENTKSPKKQSDNSQSNQQVTDDSLSENETVKRAENIASRLNELYQEQLDANEITVSWNAQTKAYEIKAEEEVLVSLDQSTILPDTTHKKDLDALQATNRLRRLMGDAPPLSAIDQKTAVNKLPETERAKYNPYKRGMASWYGPGFHGRRTANGERFNQRDLTAAHRYLPFGTLVRVTNLNNNRSVTVRINDRGPFVRGRIIDLSAGAANVLGLFGSGVAPVSLEIVDDIK; this is encoded by the coding sequence ATGAATCAAAAAATCTTAAGTGGAATTACTACGGCTGCATTAGCAACAGTAATAGGAACAACCAGTTCGCTTGTTGTTTGTTTAAGCAAGACGATTGCTTCTAACTTAAATCCTGAAAATACTGTTGAAACTCAGTCATCTACAACTCCCACTATCTCACCCTCTCAATCTCAATCAGTTCTGAACAATTCAACACAAAACCCTATTGCTACTATCTATCCTCATAGATGGAAAGGCAAATTAGCGGTAACGCTTCGGGTTCGTGATATCCCAGTTCTTACCTTTGTTGAAAATACAAAATCGCCCAAAAAGCAAAGCGACAATTCTCAATCCAATCAACAAGTTACAGACGATTCTTTATCTGAAAACGAGACGGTTAAACGAGCAGAAAATATTGCTTCTCGTCTCAATGAACTCTACCAAGAACAACTTGATGCCAATGAAATTACGGTGAGTTGGAATGCTCAAACTAAAGCCTATGAGATTAAAGCTGAAGAGGAGGTTTTAGTGAGCCTTGATCAATCAACCATTTTGCCAGATACTACCCATAAAAAAGACCTAGACGCTTTACAAGCTACCAACCGGCTGAGAAGGTTGATGGGAGATGCACCCCCCTTAAGCGCTATCGACCAAAAAACGGCGGTAAATAAGCTGCCCGAAACCGAAAGGGCGAAATATAATCCTTATAAACGAGGGATGGCCTCTTGGTACGGACCCGGTTTTCATGGACGACGTACCGCTAACGGAGAACGATTTAATCAACGCGACTTAACAGCCGCCCATCGTTATCTACCTTTTGGCACTCTTGTCAGAGTAACAAATCTTAATAATAATCGTTCTGTCACTGTCCGTATAAATGACCGTGGACCTTTTGTGAGAGGGCGTATCATAGACCTCTCTGCCGGTGCGGCTAATGTTCTGGGATTATTTGGCAGTGGTGTAGCCCCTGTCTCACTAGAAATTGTTGACGATATTAAATAG
- a CDS encoding bifunctional pantoate--beta-alanine ligase/(d)CMP kinase: MRLFTTVAGLRSYLKSQRDNKTVGLVPTMGALHIGHQSLIERARVETEIVVVSIFVNPLQFTPTEDLQKYPRQLQQDSELCEKLGVDVIFAPSPEVMGMGENSNTSSSSQTTTVIPPATLTSGLCGQFRQGHFQGVATIVTKLFNIVNPDQAYFGEKDAQQLAIIRRIVEDLNIPVEIRGCPIIREPSGLACSSRNQYLTSEQKEQAAVLYRSLQWAKQAFIQGEIATEPLIQIVKQELASVPEIKIQYVELVHPNSLTPLLSIDESGLLAIACYLGATRLIDNIILRNRKPIIAIDGPAGAGKSTVTRRVAQQLGLMYLDTGAMYRAITWLVLNSNINLDDEAAIAELVSQVSLELTPQQIKINGQDVTEAIRTLQVTASVSAISAQGAVRRELVKQQQGYGQKGGVVAEGRDIGTHVFPHAELKIFLTASVQERAKRRLQDLIHAGEKQITITQLEQDIQLRDYRDSHRQIAPLQKAADAIEIITDGLTIEDVTAKIVSLYQEAINPKQF, translated from the coding sequence GTGCGTCTGTTTACAACGGTTGCTGGTTTGCGGTCCTATCTGAAAAGTCAACGAGACAACAAAACAGTTGGCTTAGTTCCGACTATGGGCGCTTTGCACATCGGTCATCAAAGCTTGATCGAACGTGCTAGGGTGGAAACGGAAATAGTGGTAGTCAGTATCTTTGTTAACCCGCTACAATTTACGCCCACTGAAGACCTGCAAAAATATCCCCGCCAGTTGCAACAAGACAGCGAATTATGCGAAAAATTGGGGGTAGATGTGATTTTTGCTCCTTCCCCAGAAGTCATGGGTATGGGAGAAAACAGCAATACCTCTTCCTCTAGCCAAACCACCACAGTCATTCCTCCAGCAACCCTGACATCAGGTTTATGTGGACAGTTTCGTCAAGGCCATTTTCAAGGAGTGGCCACCATAGTAACTAAGCTATTTAACATCGTCAATCCTGATCAGGCCTATTTTGGCGAAAAAGACGCACAACAATTGGCCATTATTCGGCGTATCGTCGAAGATTTAAATATCCCTGTGGAAATTCGAGGTTGTCCTATCATTCGAGAACCCTCCGGTTTAGCCTGTAGTTCCCGCAATCAATATCTGACATCTGAGCAAAAAGAACAAGCCGCCGTTTTATATAGGAGTTTACAATGGGCAAAACAGGCTTTTATTCAGGGAGAAATAGCAACAGAACCCCTAATTCAAATTGTTAAGCAAGAATTAGCCTCTGTCCCCGAGATAAAAATTCAGTATGTTGAGTTAGTTCATCCTAACTCCTTAACGCCGCTCTTGAGCATTGATGAGTCCGGTTTGTTGGCGATCGCCTGTTATCTTGGGGCCACTCGTCTGATCGATAATATTATCCTTCGTAATCGTAAACCGATTATTGCCATTGATGGCCCTGCCGGTGCCGGAAAATCTACCGTTACCCGTCGAGTGGCCCAACAATTAGGCTTAATGTATCTTGATACCGGGGCAATGTATCGGGCGATCACTTGGTTAGTCCTTAACTCAAACATCAATCTAGATGATGAAGCGGCTATTGCTGAGTTAGTTTCTCAAGTGAGTCTAGAATTGACTCCCCAACAGATCAAAATTAATGGACAAGATGTTACAGAAGCTATCCGTACCCTCCAAGTAACCGCCTCAGTTTCTGCAATTTCTGCTCAAGGGGCCGTGCGGCGCGAGTTAGTCAAACAACAACAAGGTTACGGACAAAAAGGTGGTGTAGTGGCCGAAGGAAGAGACATTGGAACTCATGTTTTTCCCCATGCTGAATTAAAAATTTTTCTCACAGCATCAGTACAAGAAAGAGCTAAACGGCGGCTACAAGACCTGATCCACGCCGGAGAAAAACAAATCACAATTACTCAACTTGAACAAGATATTCAACTGAGAGATTATCGGGATAGTCATCGCCAAATTGCTCCTCTTCAAAAAGCAGCAGATGCCATTGAAATTATTACTGATGGCTTGACCATTGAAGATGTTACCGCTAAAATCGTTAGCCTTTATCAAGAAGCTATCAATCCTAAACAATTTTAA
- the purM gene encoding phosphoribosylformylglycinamidine cyclo-ligase, with amino-acid sequence MDYKDAGVDIEAGRAFVEKIRANVESTHRSEVLGGLGGFGGYFQIPSGYKQPVLVSGTDGVGTKLKLAHSLNRHDTVGIDLVAMCVNDVLTSGAQPLFFLDYLATGQLNPQQLAEVVEGIVEGCHLSNCALLGGETAEMPGFYAVGEYDLAGFCVGIVEKSLLLDGSQVQVGDVAIGLASSGVHSNGFSLVRKILETQGLSWDYCPEILGGKSLAETLLTPTQIYVKPILELLASDIKIHGMAHITGGGLPENLPRCLNKNQSIQINPNSWEILPIFKWLAEAGQVNKAAMFDTFNMGIGFVVVVSAAQVHAALNWFKNKGIAAYRIGEVVEGKGELVGLDF; translated from the coding sequence ATGGACTATAAAGATGCCGGGGTTGATATTGAAGCAGGACGAGCTTTTGTAGAAAAGATTCGCGCCAATGTAGAAAGTACCCATCGTTCCGAAGTATTGGGGGGCTTAGGCGGCTTTGGGGGTTATTTTCAAATTCCCTCTGGATATAAACAACCTGTATTAGTATCAGGTACAGATGGAGTAGGAACGAAGTTAAAGTTAGCGCATAGTCTCAACCGTCATGACACCGTTGGCATTGATTTAGTGGCTATGTGTGTAAATGATGTTCTCACTTCTGGGGCACAACCTTTATTTTTCTTAGATTATTTAGCCACAGGGCAATTAAATCCTCAACAATTAGCGGAAGTAGTAGAGGGAATTGTTGAAGGCTGTCATTTAAGTAATTGTGCCCTTTTAGGGGGAGAAACGGCGGAAATGCCGGGTTTTTATGCAGTAGGTGAATATGATTTAGCGGGTTTTTGTGTGGGAATTGTGGAAAAAAGCTTGCTGTTAGATGGCTCTCAGGTGCAAGTGGGAGATGTGGCCATTGGGTTAGCGAGTAGCGGCGTTCACAGTAATGGGTTTAGTTTGGTGAGAAAAATTCTTGAGACACAGGGGTTGTCTTGGGATTATTGTCCGGAAATATTAGGGGGCAAATCGTTAGCAGAAACTTTATTGACACCCACCCAAATATATGTTAAGCCCATTTTAGAATTGCTGGCTTCTGACATTAAAATTCATGGGATGGCCCATATTACCGGGGGAGGACTACCGGAAAATTTACCCCGTTGTCTTAATAAAAATCAGTCCATACAAATTAATCCTAATAGTTGGGAAATTTTGCCGATTTTTAAATGGTTAGCTGAAGCCGGACAGGTAAATAAAGCCGCTATGTTTGATACTTTTAATATGGGTATTGGGTTTGTGGTTGTGGTGAGTGCGGCACAAGTTCACGCGGCGTTAAATTGGTTTAAAAATAAGGGGATAGCGGCTTATCGTATTGGTGAGGTTGTTGAAGGAAAAGGCGAGTTAGTTGGGTTGGATTTTTAA